A region from the Candidatus Schekmanbacteria bacterium genome encodes:
- the motA gene encoding flagellar motor stator protein MotA produces MFAIIGIVVVIGSIISGYLLEHGNLSVLIQPAELIIIGGAALGSLIVTCPPSILSDIVKKIPTVFKGSAYDKKAYLELLNLLYDIFVKIRKEGVLHIESDIEAPDKSELFKKYPSVLSNHHALKFLCDNLRVYIVGVKPSDLEDMMDVELETHHAEAETSPSIITKVGDSLPGFGIVAAVLGVVITMGKMDESPEVIGHSVAAALVGTFLGILLCYGIVGPIGSHLELKAKEESKYLEVIKCSILAFAKEVPPQMAVEYGRRVLYSDTKPSFKELEEKVRKKKAA; encoded by the coding sequence ATGTTTGCTATTATAGGGATTGTAGTAGTAATCGGCTCTATCATTTCAGGTTATCTTTTAGAACATGGAAATCTTTCAGTACTCATTCAGCCAGCAGAATTGATTATTATTGGCGGTGCCGCATTGGGGTCATTAATTGTAACATGTCCTCCCTCAATCTTAAGCGATATTGTAAAAAAGATACCTACTGTTTTTAAAGGCTCCGCATATGATAAAAAAGCCTATCTTGAACTTCTCAATCTCCTATATGATATATTTGTAAAAATCAGAAAAGAAGGCGTTTTACATATAGAAAGTGATATAGAAGCGCCGGACAAGAGCGAACTTTTCAAGAAATATCCTAGTGTTCTTTCCAATCACCATGCTTTGAAGTTTTTATGTGATAATTTGCGTGTCTATATTGTTGGAGTAAAACCCTCTGACCTTGAAGATATGATGGATGTTGAATTAGAGACGCACCATGCTGAGGCAGAAACAAGCCCCTCCATAATTACAAAAGTAGGAGATTCTCTTCCCGGTTTTGGTATAGTTGCCGCAGTCCTTGGTGTTGTTATTACAATGGGTAAAATGGATGAATCTCCGGAAGTAATAGGGCATAGCGTTGCAGCGGCATTAGTGGGAACTTTTCTTGGAATACTTTTGTGTTACGGAATTGTAGGTCCAATAGGAAGCCATCTTGAGTTGAAGGCAAAGGAAGAAAGCAAGTATCTCGAAGTGATAAAATGCTCAATTCTTGCTTTTGCGAAGGAAGTTCCTCCTCAAATGGCTGTTGAGTATGGAAGGCGAGTTCTATATAGTGATACAAAACCGTCCTTCAAAGAATTGGAAGAAAAGGTAAGAAAGAAAAAAGCAGCATAA